In Pajaroellobacter abortibovis, the following are encoded in one genomic region:
- the dnaA gene encoding chromosomal replication initiator protein DnaA, with amino-acid sequence MQSVKKIIDYDSETPPSLWEKAVKSVRNRSPGSFDQWFSGIQYDGMVDGILSLRARDEFVRSWVEDHFIPSLADYIREHTGWSVQLTWTIDHNLERPVASIPATPPPLRTGPVPLKPTAANGNSTPHHQMEPAQPPNVTSKDCVSPSDKTSSTFAERINKKYTFANFVVGPSNQLAHAAAIGAAGGGGTRHNPLFICGGTGLGKTHLVHAVAHRIQQEHPSARIVYVSAERFVNEFVQALADHKMNEFRSRYRVQCDVLLVDDIQFLASKTQTQEEFFHAFNALHQFGKQIIVTSDKYPQQLERMEERLISRFTWGLVADIQPPELETRVAILKKKAAFEGIPLDDEVALYIAQAVRSNIRELEGALIRLIAKSSLIHQPLDLAFACSEMAATRGDRNSDTRIEDIQRFVCHRFKLRSTDLTGKQRHKTIALARHIAMYLCKISIKSSLPEIGRAFGNRDHTTVLNGIRKIEALREANLEVRAHVEFLEKKLGLND; translated from the coding sequence ATGCAAAGTGTGAAGAAAATAATAGACTACGACTCAGAGACTCCCCCTTCCCTATGGGAGAAAGCAGTAAAAAGCGTCCGGAATCGATCTCCAGGGAGTTTTGATCAGTGGTTCTCAGGGATTCAATACGACGGAATGGTAGACGGTATTTTGAGCCTGCGCGCACGCGATGAATTTGTTCGTTCCTGGGTAGAAGATCACTTTATCCCCTCTCTTGCCGACTACATCAGGGAACACACCGGATGGAGTGTACAGCTCACGTGGACCATCGATCACAATTTAGAACGACCTGTCGCCAGCATCCCTGCCACCCCTCCCCCTTTACGCACAGGTCCTGTTCCGCTGAAGCCAACGGCTGCAAATGGGAACTCAACGCCTCATCATCAAATGGAGCCCGCTCAACCTCCCAATGTCACTTCAAAAGATTGCGTTTCCCCTTCAGACAAGACATCCAGCACCTTTGCAGAAAGGATCAATAAAAAATATACGTTTGCCAATTTCGTGGTGGGCCCTTCGAACCAACTCGCGCATGCAGCTGCTATCGGAGCAGCAGGAGGAGGGGGGACTAGACACAATCCGCTGTTTATCTGCGGAGGGACAGGGCTTGGAAAAACACACCTAGTTCACGCAGTAGCTCACCGGATTCAACAAGAGCACCCATCCGCTCGGATCGTCTACGTATCTGCAGAACGATTCGTCAACGAATTCGTACAAGCGCTCGCCGATCACAAAATGAATGAATTTCGTTCCCGTTACCGCGTTCAATGCGACGTGCTGCTGGTCGATGACATTCAATTTCTCGCCTCCAAAACACAAACGCAGGAGGAATTCTTCCACGCGTTCAATGCTCTGCACCAATTCGGAAAACAGATCATCGTCACAAGCGATAAATATCCCCAGCAATTGGAAAGAATGGAAGAGCGCCTCATCTCCCGTTTTACGTGGGGATTAGTCGCTGACATTCAACCCCCTGAGCTGGAAACGCGCGTAGCGATCCTCAAGAAAAAGGCAGCTTTCGAAGGGATCCCGCTGGATGACGAAGTGGCACTCTATATCGCTCAAGCTGTACGGAGCAACATCCGTGAACTGGAAGGGGCTTTGATTCGATTGATCGCCAAATCTTCCCTGATTCACCAACCGCTCGACCTCGCATTTGCCTGCTCTGAAATGGCTGCCACGAGGGGAGATCGAAACAGCGATACACGAATTGAAGATATTCAACGGTTTGTCTGTCATCGTTTCAAGCTACGCAGCACTGATTTAACTGGAAAACAGAGGCACAAAACGATTGCTCTTGCGCGACATATCGCCATGTATCTCTGTAAAATCAGCATAAAAAGCAGTCTCCCTGAAATTGGGCGGGCTTTTGGAAATCGAGACCACACAACCGTGCTTAATGGGATTCGAAAAATTGAAGCCCTCCGGGAAGCTAACCTAGAGGTACGCGCCCATGTAGAATTCTTGGAAAAGAAGTTAGGTCTGAACGACTGA
- the cysS gene encoding cysteine--tRNA ligase, giving the protein MEKISHQECSAGEGGSSVLPCTVYNTLSRQMETLEPILPNHVRIYACGLTPYDLAHVGHARANITFDILVRLLRSQGMQVTFVRNVTDIDDKILCRSKELGESPIAFAARMADLNLKELQILGCLPPAHEPRVSEHIQDILHLIERLLAKGAAYCAATSVGHDVYFSVRSFSDYGKLSHQKIEDLLVGARVEKGEAKRDPLDFALWKGCVESEWGWPSPWGYGRPGWHIECSAMSCHYLGEHFDIHCGGMDLIFPHHENEIAQSESVWGPPFARYWIHNGFVTVDGEKMSKSLGNFISIADVLAWNDPEALRYFMLGTHYRSPLAFNVMPREKGGGVSFPGVDAAERRVEYLYATRQALAEIAAGVEPDPTASSSVQGSIHQMTDYVFAALRRDLNTPAALASLSELATLANEIAVEANAKRSSRKIADRQVAAALLASFDQCCAVLGLMGSPYEEFEKRVCSRRLRIKQMDEQQIHALIEERNQARAARHFERADELRRQLMEQGVAVFDTPHGTRWKVSL; this is encoded by the coding sequence TTGGAGAAAATATCTCATCAGGAATGCAGTGCTGGAGAGGGGGGTTCATCTGTTCTACCCTGTACTGTTTATAATACATTGTCCCGCCAGATGGAAACGTTGGAGCCTATCCTTCCCAATCACGTCCGGATTTATGCTTGTGGTTTGACTCCTTACGATCTCGCTCACGTGGGGCATGCGAGGGCAAATATTACCTTTGACATCCTTGTTCGACTGCTGCGCTCACAAGGCATGCAAGTCACGTTTGTGCGCAATGTGACGGACATTGATGATAAAATCCTTTGCCGCTCGAAAGAACTGGGGGAAAGTCCGATCGCTTTTGCTGCGAGGATGGCCGATCTGAATCTAAAAGAACTCCAGATTTTGGGGTGTCTCCCTCCTGCTCACGAGCCGAGAGTGTCTGAGCACATTCAGGATATTCTCCATCTCATCGAACGTCTATTGGCCAAAGGGGCAGCTTATTGCGCTGCAACCTCGGTAGGGCACGATGTCTATTTTTCTGTCCGCAGCTTTTCCGATTACGGTAAGCTTTCTCATCAAAAGATTGAGGATCTGCTTGTTGGAGCTCGTGTTGAAAAAGGGGAGGCCAAGCGCGATCCTCTCGATTTTGCTCTATGGAAAGGATGTGTGGAAAGCGAGTGGGGGTGGCCGAGTCCGTGGGGATATGGTCGTCCGGGATGGCATATCGAATGTTCGGCAATGTCTTGCCATTATTTGGGAGAGCATTTCGATATCCACTGTGGAGGGATGGATTTGATCTTTCCCCACCATGAGAATGAAATTGCGCAAAGTGAATCGGTGTGGGGTCCTCCTTTTGCTCGTTATTGGATTCACAATGGATTCGTGACAGTCGATGGGGAGAAGATGAGCAAATCATTGGGTAACTTTATTTCCATCGCGGATGTTCTCGCTTGGAATGATCCTGAGGCGCTTCGGTATTTTATGTTAGGTACGCATTACCGAAGCCCCCTTGCTTTTAACGTGATGCCTAGGGAAAAAGGGGGTGGAGTTTCCTTTCCGGGAGTCGATGCGGCTGAGAGACGTGTCGAGTATCTCTACGCGACTCGTCAAGCCCTTGCGGAGATTGCAGCTGGAGTCGAGCCTGATCCAACTGCTTCTTCTTCCGTACAGGGCTCGATTCATCAAATGACGGATTATGTGTTTGCTGCGCTTCGTAGAGATTTGAATACTCCTGCTGCATTAGCAAGCTTAAGTGAATTGGCTACTCTCGCGAATGAAATAGCAGTTGAGGCAAACGCAAAACGCTCTTCTCGCAAAATAGCAGATCGCCAAGTAGCTGCCGCTCTTCTCGCTTCTTTTGACCAGTGCTGTGCGGTTCTTGGATTAATGGGGAGTCCGTATGAGGAATTTGAGAAACGAGTCTGTTCTCGCCGCCTTCGGATCAAACAGATGGATGAACAACAGATCCATGCGCTGATCGAGGAGCGCAATCAGGCGCGTGCAGCTCGCCATTTTGAGCGTGCCGATGAACTGCGTCGGCAGCTTATGGAGCAAGGAGTTGCAGTGTTTGACACGCCACATGGGACTCGGTGGAAAGTATCCCTCTAA
- a CDS encoding MlaE family ABC transporter permease: MIAFFERWTAQVSYFIEQVGGVSLLIQKTSKMLLRRPFEIDATLHQMEMLGLCSMGIVAVTSLFIGMVMTVQFAFGLQRFGGLEYIPRVVVLSFVRELAPTLTAVIVGGRIASGMAAEVGAMNVTEQVDAIRALGADPTKKLVLPRVFAAICVMPLLSAFALTLGTLGAVSVCFFQFNITPAFFLQSSLESVTLKDFISGWAKTPIFGFIIAITGCYFGLQTEGGTEGVGRNTARTVVVASIAILIADYFLTMLLLALLST; encoded by the coding sequence ATGATCGCTTTTTTCGAGCGTTGGACGGCGCAAGTCAGTTATTTTATCGAGCAGGTAGGAGGGGTTTCACTTCTGATCCAAAAAACTTCAAAGATGCTTCTGCGAAGGCCTTTCGAGATCGACGCTACCCTGCATCAGATGGAGATGCTTGGCTTATGCTCAATGGGGATTGTCGCAGTCACATCCCTTTTTATCGGGATGGTGATGACCGTCCAATTTGCATTTGGATTGCAGCGATTTGGCGGACTTGAGTATATTCCTCGAGTGGTTGTGCTCTCGTTTGTGAGAGAGCTCGCCCCTACTTTGACAGCAGTCATCGTAGGAGGGCGTATTGCAAGCGGTATGGCAGCAGAAGTTGGTGCGATGAATGTTACGGAACAAGTCGATGCAATCCGCGCGCTTGGAGCCGATCCGACGAAAAAGCTCGTTTTACCCCGTGTATTTGCTGCTATCTGCGTGATGCCCCTGCTCAGTGCTTTTGCACTTACCTTGGGCACATTAGGAGCAGTTTCAGTTTGCTTCTTTCAATTCAACATTACCCCCGCTTTCTTTCTTCAATCCTCCCTGGAAAGCGTGACATTGAAAGATTTTATCAGCGGATGGGCAAAAACCCCCATCTTTGGTTTTATTATTGCAATCACAGGCTGTTACTTCGGTCTTCAAACAGAAGGAGGGACAGAAGGAGTTGGGCGCAACACTGCTCGCACTGTCGTTGTTGCTTCCATCGCGATTTTAATTGCGGATTATTTTCTCACCATGCTCCTTTTAGCCCTCCTTTCAACATAG
- a CDS encoding GTP cyclohydrolase I, producing MLEIDVAIQGIQTFLKSMGHFDQNDAELEATAKRVAMTYLHDLCDGYAVEPGPMIAAQRIRGSTEIVLLRDIYITTLCPHHLLPASGMATIVFSPNEWIVGLGAMIRTLEAFAHRLTFQEQIGEQVVEVLMAHLKPYWTACRLIMRHQCLALREATQHQTQVETLAIKGTLSAEERRAIYSLVGLGT from the coding sequence ATGCTTGAGATCGATGTCGCAATTCAAGGAATTCAAACCTTTCTCAAATCGATGGGTCACTTCGATCAAAATGACGCAGAGCTCGAGGCAACTGCAAAACGAGTAGCGATGACCTATCTTCACGACCTGTGCGATGGATACGCGGTCGAACCAGGACCCATGATCGCTGCTCAGCGTATCCGAGGGTCGACTGAGATCGTGTTGTTGCGGGACATTTACATCACAACGCTATGCCCTCATCACCTGCTTCCCGCCTCCGGAATGGCCACGATTGTCTTCTCCCCCAACGAATGGATTGTAGGGCTTGGAGCAATGATCCGCACTCTTGAAGCATTCGCCCATCGTCTGACATTTCAAGAGCAGATCGGAGAGCAGGTAGTAGAAGTGCTCATGGCACATCTCAAGCCCTACTGGACAGCTTGCCGACTCATCATGAGACACCAATGCTTAGCCTTGCGAGAAGCGACACAGCATCAAACACAAGTAGAAACATTAGCGATCAAGGGGACCCTCTCTGCTGAAGAGCGGCGAGCGATCTATTCACTTGTCGGCTTAGGTACTTAA
- a CDS encoding SDR family NAD(P)-dependent oxidoreductase, whose translation MSCIVITGASRGIGRCIASAFIQRGFPVALLSRQEESLNQVAHELSTRKEGPPILPIACDVSQTDQVETAVDHILVQLGPPLAIINNAGLFRHASVMSMKETEWDEIVATNLKGPFLITRAFLPVMFKQKKGRFIALSSISGTQGTPYLSAYCASKWGLIGFTKSLAEELRGTGLQALCILPGSVDTDMLKESGFYPPTMQPEEVARVVVYTAIDAPAAMNGSAIELFGP comes from the coding sequence ATGAGTTGTATTGTTATCACGGGAGCAAGCAGAGGCATAGGTCGATGTATTGCCTCTGCTTTTATCCAAAGGGGCTTTCCTGTTGCATTGTTAAGCAGACAAGAAGAGTCTTTAAACCAAGTGGCGCATGAACTCTCCACCCGAAAAGAGGGGCCTCCCATACTCCCCATCGCATGTGATGTCAGTCAGACAGATCAAGTCGAAACCGCTGTCGACCACATCCTCGTTCAACTCGGCCCTCCCCTTGCAATCATCAACAATGCTGGGCTCTTTCGCCACGCCTCCGTGATGAGCATGAAAGAAACAGAATGGGATGAGATCGTGGCCACTAACCTCAAGGGTCCCTTTCTAATAACCAGAGCTTTTCTTCCTGTTATGTTCAAGCAAAAAAAAGGGAGATTTATTGCCTTATCAAGCATTTCAGGCACACAAGGGACACCTTATTTAAGTGCATACTGCGCATCAAAATGGGGTCTGATTGGATTCACCAAATCGCTCGCTGAAGAATTGCGAGGGACTGGTCTACAGGCGCTTTGCATCCTTCCTGGTTCTGTGGACACAGATATGCTCAAGGAGAGTGGATTTTATCCACCAACCATGCAACCTGAAGAAGTAGCACGTGTGGTCGTCTACACAGCGATAGACGCACCTGCTGCTATGAACGGAAGCGCGATTGAGTTATTTGGACCTTAA
- a CDS encoding Rieske (2Fe-2S) protein has translation MTPIARIPLHHLQEKVLTHVPPPSDIVITLIQGVPYAIADRCAHAGARLSEGTLLQTHVRCPQHGYLFDIKTGKLITPKGLCEDQLSYPTSVEKEEVVIWNPLPAIVSP, from the coding sequence TTGACACCAATCGCTCGTATCCCACTCCACCACTTACAAGAAAAGGTCCTCACCCACGTGCCTCCCCCTTCTGATATCGTGATCACGTTGATCCAAGGTGTTCCCTATGCCATAGCAGACCGATGCGCTCATGCAGGAGCAAGGTTATCGGAAGGGACGCTATTGCAGACACACGTCCGTTGCCCCCAACATGGCTATCTGTTCGATATAAAGACAGGAAAGCTCATAACGCCCAAAGGACTTTGTGAAGATCAACTCAGCTATCCCACCTCTGTGGAAAAAGAAGAGGTCGTGATATGGAATCCACTTCCCGCAATCGTGTCTCCCTAA
- a CDS encoding aspartate-semialdehyde dehydrogenase, with protein sequence MPPLSVVVVGATGTVGRQIIQLLESSSLTIAHLRLLASTRGAGQHLQWKGESIPVEVLAENSFRGVDLAFFSVGATVSKRYAPLATAAGALVIDNSSAWRNEPEVPLVVPEVNLSAAHRRPKNIIANPNCCVIPLTTALKPLHDTAHIRHIVVSTYQSTSGKGYAATQKLLEQSKPFLEKTDRLIPPSYHPFAFNLLCDWQSNSNNYCEEEIKLIQETKKIFNDPTLGISPTTVRVPVLVGHAISVHVQFHQPLQAVQARPLLQAGEGIVFVDEQSHLRHYLQPIHAAGTNAVYVGRLRDDLAISGALNLWIVSDNLRKGAALNAIQIAEKIGI encoded by the coding sequence ATGCCTCCTTTAAGCGTAGTAGTTGTAGGCGCTACAGGTACAGTAGGGCGCCAGATCATTCAGCTCCTCGAATCCAGCTCCTTGACCATTGCACACTTGCGACTGCTGGCGAGCACCCGAGGCGCAGGACAGCATCTCCAATGGAAAGGGGAGTCCATTCCGGTTGAAGTGCTGGCAGAAAATTCTTTTCGAGGGGTAGATCTCGCCTTCTTCAGTGTGGGCGCAACCGTTTCAAAACGCTATGCGCCTCTCGCCACAGCAGCCGGTGCACTCGTGATCGATAACTCGAGCGCTTGGCGGAACGAACCAGAAGTCCCTTTGGTTGTTCCTGAAGTCAATCTATCAGCGGCTCACAGGCGTCCAAAAAATATTATCGCCAACCCAAACTGTTGTGTCATTCCCCTGACAACTGCGCTTAAACCGCTCCATGATACCGCACACATCCGTCATATTGTTGTGTCCACCTATCAATCGACAAGCGGAAAAGGTTATGCTGCAACACAAAAGCTTCTTGAACAATCCAAACCATTCTTAGAAAAAACCGATCGTTTAATCCCCCCTTCTTATCATCCCTTTGCTTTTAACCTGCTGTGCGATTGGCAATCTAACTCCAACAACTACTGCGAGGAAGAGATCAAACTGATTCAAGAAACAAAAAAGATTTTCAATGATCCAACTCTTGGCATCTCTCCCACAACCGTCCGCGTCCCTGTTCTTGTAGGGCATGCCATATCGGTCCACGTCCAATTCCACCAACCGCTCCAGGCAGTTCAAGCCCGCCCCCTCTTGCAAGCAGGGGAAGGGATCGTTTTTGTCGATGAACAGAGTCACTTGCGTCATTATCTTCAACCGATTCACGCCGCAGGGACAAACGCTGTGTATGTTGGACGATTACGAGACGATCTGGCTATCTCCGGAGCTCTCAACTTATGGATCGTTAGCGATAACCTCCGAAAAGGGGCTGCGCTCAATGCCATCCAAATTGCCGAAAAGATAGGGATATAA
- a CDS encoding glycosyltransferase family 2 protein, which translates to MIKEFSIVIPTYNMSSFLPKLYESLTEGGLTTAAHEIIFVNDGSTDNTGEVLHTLQSQEDPNNRRIRPLHLKTNQGRFHARLMGARAATSPHLFFLDSRLTLASDFLPHFLNAIAHYPIFVANIQINIHRNLFCLYWVRSHEFIFRNHFQHLSQPITLTPENYDRFLKGTAALFCPRNAFLASCDHFKETNLLSDDTFLLRHMVQKHPITIDPRVQLYWVPRESTWPFLLHLIERGPFFVEYHIFARKGLFFWIVMGGLGCLIGWFLLLPFKPALATSILWIAMVVLLGSTALFAKSPREFFLLLLLHTSVVIAFGVGVLKGLVVNTIRWFQKKIPSLS; encoded by the coding sequence ATGATCAAAGAATTTTCTATTGTAATCCCCACCTACAACATGAGTTCTTTCCTGCCAAAGCTCTATGAGAGCCTCACAGAGGGTGGATTAACTACAGCCGCACATGAAATCATCTTCGTTAATGACGGTTCTACAGACAACACAGGAGAAGTTCTTCACACCCTTCAGTCTCAAGAAGATCCAAATAATCGGAGAATTCGCCCCCTCCATTTAAAAACCAATCAAGGTCGTTTCCATGCTCGCCTCATGGGGGCTCGAGCTGCTACTTCTCCTCACCTTTTTTTCTTGGACAGCCGGCTAACGCTGGCCAGTGATTTTCTCCCTCACTTCTTAAACGCAATTGCACACTACCCAATCTTTGTTGCTAACATTCAAATCAATATCCATAGGAATTTGTTCTGTCTTTATTGGGTCCGGTCACATGAATTCATTTTCCGCAACCATTTTCAACATCTTTCTCAACCGATCACGCTCACTCCAGAAAATTACGATCGATTCCTCAAAGGAACCGCTGCCCTCTTTTGCCCAAGAAACGCCTTTCTAGCATCCTGCGATCATTTCAAAGAGACCAACCTGCTTAGCGATGATACCTTTCTCTTGCGCCATATGGTACAGAAACATCCGATCACCATCGATCCAAGGGTGCAGCTCTACTGGGTCCCTCGAGAGTCGACGTGGCCTTTCCTCCTCCATCTTATCGAACGGGGTCCTTTTTTTGTCGAATACCATATTTTTGCAAGAAAAGGTCTGTTCTTCTGGATCGTGATGGGTGGATTAGGCTGCCTGATTGGATGGTTCCTCCTGCTTCCCTTCAAACCTGCTTTAGCCACCTCTATCCTATGGATCGCAATGGTAGTGTTGTTAGGCTCCACAGCTCTCTTCGCGAAGAGCCCCCGCGAGTTTTTCCTCCTTCTTCTTCTCCATACCTCAGTTGTCATCGCCTTTGGAGTTGGAGTCCTCAAAGGGTTAGTGGTGAACACCATACGATGGTTTCAGAAAAAGATACCCTCCCTCTCTTAG
- a CDS encoding polyprenol monophosphomannose synthase codes for MLSTLIVVPTYNERENLPLFLEQVRQVVPDADVLVVDDRSPDGTGRIADEWAACDSHVRVLHRSGKLGLGTAYLKAFQLGLKEEYECFFEMDADLSHSPKYLPQFLNSLERGGDVVIGSRNIEGGGIEGWGIGRHILSKGGSFYARSILGAPIRDWTSGYKAFSRRALEAIDLSCVRSNGYSFQIELTYRAFQKGMNIVEIPIMFVDRKQGHSKMNHTIFMEAVGMVWKLRYEAWRGLL; via the coding sequence GTGTTGTCCACGTTGATTGTTGTCCCCACCTATAACGAGCGAGAAAACCTTCCTCTTTTTCTAGAGCAAGTTCGACAGGTTGTGCCTGATGCAGATGTGCTTGTTGTGGATGATCGATCTCCAGATGGGACGGGTCGGATTGCGGATGAATGGGCAGCGTGCGACTCCCATGTGCGTGTCCTGCATCGATCTGGAAAGTTGGGTTTGGGCACTGCTTATCTAAAGGCATTTCAGCTAGGGCTTAAGGAGGAGTATGAATGCTTTTTTGAGATGGATGCAGATCTATCTCACAGTCCAAAATACCTCCCTCAGTTTTTGAATTCTCTTGAAAGGGGGGGGGATGTGGTGATCGGTTCCAGAAACATAGAGGGAGGCGGGATCGAAGGATGGGGGATCGGTCGACACATTCTTTCAAAGGGGGGCTCTTTTTATGCGCGCAGCATCCTGGGAGCTCCCATACGGGATTGGACAAGCGGCTATAAGGCCTTTTCTCGACGAGCGCTTGAAGCGATCGACTTATCCTGCGTTCGTTCTAATGGCTATTCATTTCAAATAGAACTAACCTATCGCGCATTTCAGAAAGGGATGAATATTGTAGAAATCCCTATTATGTTCGTAGATCGGAAGCAGGGGCACTCCAAGATGAATCACACAATTTTTATGGAAGCGGTAGGGATGGTGTGGAAACTTCGGTATGAAGCATGGCGAGGTTTGCTTTAA